From Paenibacillus sp. PL2-23:
ACACCGGCTGCCGCTTCTAGCTTCGTGCGATCCATCGTCCAGCTTGCGCCGCGAAGAATCACTAGCCTTGTATGATAGCCGTTCAGCAGCAAGCCGGCCGTCTCCCATTGCGCCGCATATTCGACTGCCTTCAGGAATGGCGCCTCCATCATGTGGACTCTCCACGAGACTGGGCTGGCCTTCCGATTCTTCATTAGCTCCGGCAGCAGCCTGCGAACGCCAGATCCGCCAATGAGACAGCCCCAGCCTGCGGTTAATCCCATGGCGACGATAAAGCTGATCATAGCTCCTCTCCTCTCGTCATTTCACGGCTTACATGCGGATGCGCATAATTCGGTCCATCAGCCAGAAGCATCCCATGAGCAGGATGAACAGCAATGTCAGAAGCGCATACCCCAAGCCGTTATATAGCGGTGCCATATAGTCAGGCGCCGCAAAGCCGAGAAAGCCGAGAAATACGAACGGAACGCCCATCATGATGCGAGCCTCTAACCGCTTCTGGGCAAGCAGCACCTTCACTTCCGCTTCGACCGTCAGCTTGTCTCCGATAATGGTTGTCGTCCGCTTCATGACCTCCAGAAGATCCCCGCCCGACCGCTTGCAGGTCGTCAGCGCATCCACGAATTGACCCATCTCTTCTATGCGTGTGCGATCGTCCAGATCTCGAAGCGCCAGCTCAAGCGGGTCGAAATTATCAAGCCGATGGCAAATAATTTGGAATTCCTTCAGCATATCCGCGCCGGAGTCCGCATACAGAAGCTTCATATCGTCCAACGCGCCGCGGAACGCGTTCTCCATGGAGCGACCTGCTGCAAGTGATGAGGCAAGAGAATACAACGCTTCCTTGAACTGCAGCTTCAGCCTGCTTCTTCGGCGCTCCAGCAGCGCTTGGCGTCTCCATCTGGGGGCAGCAAGTCCAAGAATGGATGCCGCCAGCGACAATGAAACGGAATGATAGAATAAATAGAAGCCCAAGTACACGGCTCCCGAAGCCATTGCTACAGCGAACAACAGCTCCTTCTTATTAAGGGTATATTCCGTATAACGCGTCAGGCCTGCGCCAGCGCCCCGCGAGTCCAGCACCCCCTCCCAGCCGCACCAGACGATAGCTCTCCGCCATAAACCGCCAGACATGCTCATAAGCTGCCCCCCTCGGGTGTGCCAGCCGCCTTCCCGGCCAGCCCCAGCTTTTCCGTACTTCGCAGGACAACGTCCGTTTTTCTCAGCATCCCCATGACTCGTCCATTCCGCTCTCCTTCCTCTTGATAGAGGAATAACGGAGACAGCTTGACCTCGCCGTCCTCCACGCCCAGCACCTCCGATATTTCGAAGACCTTGCGTGTACCATCGCGGAATCTGGCCAGATGAATCATAATGTCGATGGCCGAGCTGATTTGCTTCCGGATCACCTGCAGCGGCAGCTCCGCCCCGCTCAGCACCATCGTCTCCAGGCGACTGACCATATCCAGGCAGCTGTTTGCGTGTCCCGTAGACAGCGAGCCGTCATGCCCGGTGTTCAGCGCTTGGAGCATGTCGAGCGCTTCGGCGCCGCGCACCTCGCCTACAATAATGCGATTGGGCCGCATGCGGAGAGAAGCGCGGATAAGATCGCGAATCGTCATTTCGCCCTTGCCTTCCGTGTTGGCGTTTCTTGTCTCCATAGCTACCAGGTTGGACACGCCTTCAATCCGCAGCTCAGCTGAATCCTCTATCGTGACAATTCGTTCGTCCGAGGGGATGTATCTGGACAACGCGTTCAAGAATGTTGTCTTGCCTGTCCCTGTCCCCCCGCTAATAAAAATATTGTATTTGGCCTCCACCAGCTCGCCCAGGAATTGCACAGCCTCAGGAGATACGGCATGCCGTCGGATCAGCTCTTCCATTGTCATTGGCTCGCCCGGAAATTTACGGATGGTCATGCATGGGCCCTTCAGCGCAACGGGAGGAAGCACTACATGAACCCGGGAGCCATCCTTCAGCCTGGCATCCACTATGGGAGTCGATTCGTTCACGACCCGGTTCACACTCGCGACAATCGACTGAATGAGATCCTCCAGCTTCTCTCTGCTCTCGAATGCCGCAGGGTATCGCGTCATGACGCCATGCCGCTCGATAAACAGCTCCGTATGGCTGTTGATCATAATCTCGCTAATATCGGGATCCTCCATGAGAGGCTGCAGAATGTCCAATCCACGGAAGGAGTAGAATAGGCGCTTCACCAGCTTCACCTTGTCAGACACAGTAACGGGATGGGCTTGGCACCACTGGAACACCACTCGCTCCGTTTTCTCCATCAGCTCTTCATCCGACAGCGCGCCTCCAAAGTCAATGCCTGAGCGAATCTTGCTTCGAAGCTCGTACACCAGCTCCTCAGACAGCATGGACAATTTCCTTCTCTCTCATGGCATAAGACAGCAGCTGATCCGCCGCCGCTCGATAAGAGGAAGAGGACAGCAGGGGAGGCAGCTCCACTCCTCGCCACTCCGTGACCTCGGGCAGTTGAATGGGCGATTGTGTTACGTCAAAGCTATTGTGGCCTCTTGCTCGAATGCCTTGCGAGCGATTAAGTACAATAAGCGATTTTGCAGCGATAGAGGCGAAGCGTTCTCCCCACTTCTGCCCTCCGTACTGCTGCATACAAGACTGCTTGGCGGCGGACGGGAGGCTATCCGCGATCAGCCACAGGTTGCGGTCCGCGCGACCAAGCAGCGAAGCCTGCATATCGTCCATGCCGGCATCCATATCCACAATGATGATGTCATAACCAGCACTGGCCCCAACCGCCTCTACGATAGCGAGGGCATCCTCCGCTTCCAGCAATATACGATCCTCCACATTGCGGAAGCCTGACATATAATCGCATTTGAGCAAGGGATGATATTTGCGATGCTTCGCGATCCACTGGGAGCTCTCCGACGATCCCGTCTTGATCTCATAGAGCAGCTCCGACAAGCCTGAGCCTGCGTCAACGCTCGCTGATTGCCCGTGCAGCCATAATCCGGATGTGTCCCAGCGTTCCATATTCAAATAAAACACCTTTCGGCCTCTGGCAGCAGCCGCATTCGCCAGATGTAGAGCCAGCGTCGTTTTGCCGACGCCACCTGAGGCCGAATGAATGGTCAGCACCTTTGTGTCGCCCCGGTCCTGCTGCGAAGGGGAATAATGAACCGAGCGGCCGATCATGGCGCTGTACCCTTCCGCAAGCCCCTTCAGAAGCAAAGGAAGCGCCTGGAACTGAAGCACCTCAGCCTCACCGCCGCTCTCACCGGACTTGGCCACCAGCGCTACCGACGGAATAGCGCATAGCTCTGGCCTTAGCTCCCTCAACAGCTCCGGCTCCGCCGCGATTAGATCAATCGAATAGCCCTGCTTGGCATACTGCTTGCACGCGCCTGGATGCGTAAATGCCGAGACCTGCCACTGCTCCCCGAAGGAGCTGCCGCGAATATAATCCGCCAATCTCCTCGTATACTCCTTCTCTTTCGCTACGATTGCCAATTGAAGCCTCTTCAGACCCCATCCTCCTCTCTCTCCCAAACACGCAAAAAAAGCACCGTACAAGCGCAGCGATAGGCTGCCTTATACGGTGCTTCCGTGGTCAGGTATGAACTTGGTAATGAATTTACCATAATTCGGAGAAGTTCGTCAACTCCCCTTAGTGAAAATACAAGCCGATTTCGCGAGCCGCATTTTCGTCCGAATCCGAGCCGTGAATAATATTGCTCGCCACATCCGTTGCGTAATCGCCTCGAATCGTACCCGATGCGGCATCCGTCGGATTCGTAGCGCCGATTAGCGTGCGGGCGTTCTGGACGGCATCCTTCCCCTCCAGCACCATCGCGAATACCGGTCCCGAGGTAATGAAGTCAACCAGCTCTCCGAAAAACGGCTTGCTGTTCAAGTGCTCGTAATGTACCTCCGCCAGCTTGCGATCCAGCTGCGTCAGCTTCGCGTCGACAATGGTGAAGCCCTTCTCTTCAAATCTAGCAACAATTTTCCCAATTAAACCTCTTGATACGCCATCTGGCTTAATCATAACAAAAGTTTTGTCCATGTTTATAACCCCCCATTTATGGTATTGCCAATTATTTACTTAACCATTCCATAATGATGCCTGCCGTTTCTTCGATAGCCCGGTTTGTTACGTCGATGACCGGACAATTCAGCGCTTCCATGACACCTGCCGCGTATTCGAGCTCTTCCCTTATGCGCTCCTGATTGGCGTATTGCGCAGAAGCGGGCAATCCGAGCGCCTTCAGCCGCTCCGTTCTGATTTCCAGCAGATGCTCCGGCTGCATCGTCAGTCCGACGATAAGCCGTCCAGGCTCTCCCTTCAGCTCCTCCGGTGGATTCACCTCCGGCATTAATGGCAAATTAGCCGTCTTGATGCCCTTGTGGGAAAGAAAGACGCTCAGCGGAGTCTTGGACGTACGGGAGACGCCAATAAGCACCACCTGCGCCTGTGTCAGGCCGCGGGCATCCTTGCCGTCATCGTATTTCACCGCAAACTCAATCGCCTCAATGCGGCGGTGATAAGCCTCGTCGATGGAATGAAGCAAGCCAGGCTCCCTTCTCGGGAACGAGCCGAATGTATCGACAAAAGCTTGCATCATGGGACCCATGACATCAACCGCGCGTACGCCGTATTTGACCGCTTCCTCGCGCATAAGCTCTCGTAGCTCAGGCTGTACCAAGGTATAGCTGATAAAACCGCCGGTCCGAGCGGCTTCCTTGACAATTCTGACCACCTCGTCCTCCGTACGCAGATGGCCATAACGCTTAATCTTCACCTGCTGGGACGAGAACTGCCTAAGCGTCGCTTTCGCTACCGCCTCCGCCGTCTCGCCTACCGCATCGGAGCAGACGTAAATCGTTTGTTCTGTCTTCATTATTCCGGTTCCCCCAATTCCCGCTCTGTCGCAATATCCGATAAGATGGCGATAAGATTCGACTTGGATACCCAGCCCGACACTACGGGGTTTTGCAGAGGGTCCATGGACGGCATAATAACCGGTAGGCAGTCGACCTGATGCTGCGACATCTTGCGCACGGCTTCCATCACCGTGTCGTCTGGAGACAAGGTGACAATGTTGGGATACCGTGTCATAACCATACTTACGGGGATGGAGCCCGCGCCGGTGTTGCCTAACGTAATTTTGAGCAAATCCTTAGGTGTCACAATGCCCGCAAATCGCTTGTCCTCATTCACAACAAGCAGCGTATCCGCATTCTCCATGAACAAAGTGATCACCGCATCATGAACAGATAACGAATCCGGAATATTGACAGGAACCCCCTGCACCTCGCGAACCTTCATGCTGTGGAAGCGTTGAAGCGGCTCATGGCTCGCCCGAAACGTATTTCCGAGGAAATACCCCACCTTCGGCTTGGCGTCTAGCATGCCCAGCATGACCAGAAGCGACAAGTCGGAACGAAGCGTCGGCCGGCTGACGCCCAAATATTCGGCAAGCTGCTCACCCGTTACCGGAGCATGCTTCTTCACCAGCTCGATAAGCTCCAATTGTCTGGATGAAAGCTGAATGGTTGCCCCCTCATTTCGTATATGAGTCATAAATCTCGTAATATAGGAAAAATACCCTTTAAATAAAATATCATATTTATAATTAATGTACAATATATTAGATGTCGATCCTTGCGGAGAACACAAAAAAACGCCTATAGTCGACTAATGTCGCTACAAGCGCACCTCTATATTTCCGCTATGTCCCAAGTTCAGCCCGGCCCATTCGCACAAAATTTGCGCAGCTCCGGTCTGGCAGTGTATAACTACAGTATATCTATTCAGGAGGTATTGCATAATGTCCAAGCCCTTGCAAATTTCGCCCGAAACAGCCATCAAGCTGTCGGAGCAGTTGAATATTCCGCTGGAGCATCTGATGCATATGCCGAAGCACATCTTGTTGCAGAAGCTTGCTTCGCTTGCCAACAAAGAAGCGGAAGTCGCCCCGGAGAAACCGGAATGATGCTTCCATTCCAGAACACCTGGCCTTATGAAGTCATTATGGGGGATATCTATGTCGCAAGCTGTCCGTTCTGCAGTGAGGAGAACGTGCTGCTCAATCTGAGGCCAACGGAGCTCGATGATATCCGCGACGGCAAGAAACGACTGCTTGTCTTCCCTTGCTGTCATGGCAGAGTGACCGTTATTGACGCGGATCAGGATTATCTGCTGACGGACGGACCGTTAGCCAAAAGACAGCAGCAGTAGACTCGGCCCGATGCCGCAAGGCATCCGGCGGAGCCCCTGCCTTAGCTTGCTTCCGTGGCGGAATGCTCCCGCCGCTTCTCCTCAGCCTCTTCGCGAATAAGCTGCCATTGCTCCCGGCATGCACGAATCATTGCCGCATCCATAATACGTTTGTCGTTCACGACGCGGGAGAACCACTTGACGGCATCATTATTTTCACCGATTCTGCGGTGCAGCTCTCCGATCAGGAACATCAGCTTCGCGTTGTTCAACGACCCGCCTTCCGTCTCGAACACCCTTATGTATGCGTCAAGCGCATATTTCAAGAAGCGCTGCTCCTCCGCCACATTGTCCTCGTAGCGGTAGAGCCACGCGATATGATGCAGAAGACCCGCTATAACGCGCTCCGACGCCCCTGTAGCCTGCGCGGTCAGAAGCGCCAGCTTGTAGGTAGCCATCGCCTGCTTGGCCGTTCTGGGACCGCCGAAGTCCTGTCCCTTCCAATTCACGCCGATTCGCTCAAAGTAGCTCTGTCTCTGCTTGTCGTTCAGTCTTTCAAGACCGTTCTCAGTAGTCGCGAAGCCGCAGCTCGGGCAAACGCGCACGACATAGAAGTCCGGATTAATGCCATTGCTATAGTGTCCGCAGAAGTCGGAATCGACGGTAGAGGCTCTCTTGAAACTTGGGCGAACTCTGGTTGTGGGATAAATAGTTTCACAGCAGATGCATTCAATCTTCGATTCGTACAGCGGATCCATAACATTCACATCTCCTATTCGGTCGTATTCACGAAATGGTGAGCGGGCCCTGACAATCGGTTCAGTACGATTGCACGAAGCTCCTCCTCCAGACCTACTTCCTCAAGCGCTCTCGACATGCAATCGAGCCAAGCCTCAGCACGCTCCGGCGTAATGGGGAAAGGCAGATGCCTAGCCCTCATCATTGGATGTCCGTACTGGTCGGAATACAGGCTGGGACCGCCAAAGAACTGGGTCAAGAACTGATATTGCTTCTCCATGACTGGATCGATATCGGCAGGAAACAACGGTCCTAATAGCGGATGCCGCTGAACCTTGGGGTAGAAAGCCTCGACTATAGACCTAAGCCCTTCTCCTCCGCCGATCGCTTCATAAAGGCTTATATTCCTATTTAACATGATTACATCTCCACCTTTGTAGGTCATTTGTATTATATCATATCCTTGTCCCGAATGGGACTTTCAGGCGAAAAAAAACACCCGTGCGCGCTGCACACGGGCGTTGCTGATAACGAGAAATCTCGCGACATGATTAAGCTTCGTATTCTTCCTCGCTGGGAGTCGAGATGGACTCCTTGATGACGTAGACAAAAGCGCAGACCAGAATGCCGGCGATAATACTCATACTCATCACTCCAACCGTTTAAGAATGATTCTATTGTACCATAAACCAAACGGAATTACAGCCATTTTTGCAACCGTTTTCTTTGTAAATATTTTCATGCTGGACAAAATTGAAGTGTTGCACGGCCGCCGCTTGTCATATGGTAGAAATAGAGCCTGTACGCACCCGCGGGCTGCAAAACCAAAGGAGGCGGCTCCATGCTCCGCACATTCATCCATCCCTTGTCCATTACAGCGCTTGTCGCTTTCATTATTGCCGTTCTGATGGCTGTATATCCTACAGAGACGCTTCATTCTTCGCTCCGTGGGCTGTCTATTTGGTGGGAGGTGCTTTTTCCCGCGCTATTCCCTTTTTTTGTTATTTCAGAGCTACTGCTTGGCTTCGGCATCGTTCATTTTTTTGGCAAGCTTCTCGATCCGCTGATGCGCCCGTTATTCCGCTTGCCTGGGATCGGAGGTTTTGTGGTCACCATGGGCTACATATCGGGCTATCCCGTAGGAGCCAGGCTGACTGCCCAATTATATGCCCAGAGACTGATTAATCGAACGGAAGGCGAGCGGCTGGTCGCGTTCACAACGACCTCCGATCCCATCTTCCTCATTGGCGCAGTAGCCGTCGGCTTCTTCCATAACGCGGCCGTTGCACCTGTGCTGGCCGCCGCTCATTATGGAGGAGGCTTCCTTGTGGGGCTGCTCATGCGTTATCACGAGCGAGGCTCCGATTCAGCATTAGCCGGCACCGCGTCACTCCCCCGGCCGCAAAAGCTTATTAGGCGCAGCCGGATAACGATTGCGCTTAAAGCGATGCACGAGGCCCGTCTGCTTGACGGACGCGGTCTAGGACAACTGCTCCAAGACTCCGTTCAATCAGCGCTCCGCCTTATGATCGTTGTGGGCGGACTCGTCGTGTTCTTCTCCGTCGTCATGGAGATGCTCACTCACGCTGGCCTCGTTGCAGCGCTGTCTGAGGCGTTGAGGCTCCTCTTCAGCCTGCTTGGCCTGCCCGCTCCGCTCGCTGATGCCGGCATCAATGGGCTGTTTGAGGTTACGTTGGGCGCCAAAGCAGCGGGAGCGGCGGGAACCGGGCTTATGCATCAGGTTGCCATCGCCGCGTGGGTGCTTTCCTGGGGCGGCTTGTCCGTACATGCGCAAATCGCCAGCCTGCTCAGCCGGACCGATCTCAGATACAAGCCTTTCCTGCTGGCGAGGCTGGTGCACGGCCTTCTGGCTGCAGGACTGGTCTACGCGCTATGGGGTTGGCTGGCTCCCATTCATTGAATTCAACGCCATTTTCCGATATGATCAAAGGTATGATCGCATGAACGGAAGGAGAATGTTGACATTGAAGTACGCCGTGATCGACCGTGGCGACGAGCGTTCCAAAGCGCTGGCCCAGCAATTCCATGACCTAGCCGCAGACCGGGGGTTCGAGCGTCATGACTCCCGTCCCGACATGGTCATTTCCATAGGCGGCGACGGCACGCTTCTGCAAGCCTTTCACCAATATGTCGACTG
This genomic window contains:
- a CDS encoding type II secretion system F family protein, producing the protein MSMSGGLWRRAIVWCGWEGVLDSRGAGAGLTRYTEYTLNKKELLFAVAMASGAVYLGFYLFYHSVSLSLAASILGLAAPRWRRQALLERRRSRLKLQFKEALYSLASSLAAGRSMENAFRGALDDMKLLYADSGADMLKEFQIICHRLDNFDPLELALRDLDDRTRIEEMGQFVDALTTCKRSGGDLLEVMKRTTTIIGDKLTVEAEVKVLLAQKRLEARIMMGVPFVFLGFLGFAAPDYMAPLYNGLGYALLTLLFILLMGCFWLMDRIMRIRM
- a CDS encoding CpaF family protein; protein product: MLSEELVYELRSKIRSGIDFGGALSDEELMEKTERVVFQWCQAHPVTVSDKVKLVKRLFYSFRGLDILQPLMEDPDISEIMINSHTELFIERHGVMTRYPAAFESREKLEDLIQSIVASVNRVVNESTPIVDARLKDGSRVHVVLPPVALKGPCMTIRKFPGEPMTMEELIRRHAVSPEAVQFLGELVEAKYNIFISGGTGTGKTTFLNALSRYIPSDERIVTIEDSAELRIEGVSNLVAMETRNANTEGKGEMTIRDLIRASLRMRPNRIIVGEVRGAEALDMLQALNTGHDGSLSTGHANSCLDMVSRLETMVLSGAELPLQVIRKQISSAIDIMIHLARFRDGTRKVFEISEVLGVEDGEVKLSPLFLYQEEGERNGRVMGMLRKTDVVLRSTEKLGLAGKAAGTPEGGSL
- a CDS encoding AAA family ATPase, producing the protein MAIVAKEKEYTRRLADYIRGSSFGEQWQVSAFTHPGACKQYAKQGYSIDLIAAEPELLRELRPELCAIPSVALVAKSGESGGEAEVLQFQALPLLLKGLAEGYSAMIGRSVHYSPSQQDRGDTKVLTIHSASGGVGKTTLALHLANAAAARGRKVFYLNMERWDTSGLWLHGQSASVDAGSGLSELLYEIKTGSSESSQWIAKHRKYHPLLKCDYMSGFRNVEDRILLEAEDALAIVEAVGASAGYDIIIVDMDAGMDDMQASLLGRADRNLWLIADSLPSAAKQSCMQQYGGQKWGERFASIAAKSLIVLNRSQGIRARGHNSFDVTQSPIQLPEVTEWRGVELPPLLSSSSYRAAADQLLSYAMREKEIVHAV
- the ndk gene encoding nucleoside-diphosphate kinase, producing MDKTFVMIKPDGVSRGLIGKIVARFEEKGFTIVDAKLTQLDRKLAEVHYEHLNSKPFFGELVDFITSGPVFAMVLEGKDAVQNARTLIGATNPTDAASGTIRGDYATDVASNIIHGSDSDENAAREIGLYFH
- a CDS encoding pyruvate, water dikinase regulatory protein codes for the protein MKTEQTIYVCSDAVGETAEAVAKATLRQFSSQQVKIKRYGHLRTEDEVVRIVKEAARTGGFISYTLVQPELRELMREEAVKYGVRAVDVMGPMMQAFVDTFGSFPRREPGLLHSIDEAYHRRIEAIEFAVKYDDGKDARGLTQAQVVLIGVSRTSKTPLSVFLSHKGIKTANLPLMPEVNPPEELKGEPGRLIVGLTMQPEHLLEIRTERLKALGLPASAQYANQERIREELEYAAGVMEALNCPVIDVTNRAIEETAGIIMEWLSK
- a CDS encoding helix-turn-helix transcriptional regulator translates to MTHIRNEGATIQLSSRQLELIELVKKHAPVTGEQLAEYLGVSRPTLRSDLSLLVMLGMLDAKPKVGYFLGNTFRASHEPLQRFHSMKVREVQGVPVNIPDSLSVHDAVITLFMENADTLLVVNEDKRFAGIVTPKDLLKITLGNTGAGSIPVSMVMTRYPNIVTLSPDDTVMEAVRKMSQHQVDCLPVIMPSMDPLQNPVVSGWVSKSNLIAILSDIATERELGEPE
- a CDS encoding YycC family protein, with translation MSKPLQISPETAIKLSEQLNIPLEHLMHMPKHILLQKLASLANKEAEVAPEKPE
- a CDS encoding DUF2225 domain-containing protein, with the protein product MDPLYESKIECICCETIYPTTRVRPSFKRASTVDSDFCGHYSNGINPDFYVVRVCPSCGFATTENGLERLNDKQRQSYFERIGVNWKGQDFGGPRTAKQAMATYKLALLTAQATGASERVIAGLLHHIAWLYRYEDNVAEEQRFLKYALDAYIRVFETEGGSLNNAKLMFLIGELHRRIGENNDAVKWFSRVVNDKRIMDAAMIRACREQWQLIREEAEEKRREHSATEAS
- a CDS encoding globin, which produces MLNRNISLYEAIGGGEGLRSIVEAFYPKVQRHPLLGPLFPADIDPVMEKQYQFLTQFFGGPSLYSDQYGHPMMRARHLPFPITPERAEAWLDCMSRALEEVGLEEELRAIVLNRLSGPAHHFVNTTE
- the ylbJ gene encoding sporulation integral membrane protein YlbJ, whose protein sequence is MLRTFIHPLSITALVAFIIAVLMAVYPTETLHSSLRGLSIWWEVLFPALFPFFVISELLLGFGIVHFFGKLLDPLMRPLFRLPGIGGFVVTMGYISGYPVGARLTAQLYAQRLINRTEGERLVAFTTTSDPIFLIGAVAVGFFHNAAVAPVLAAAHYGGGFLVGLLMRYHERGSDSALAGTASLPRPQKLIRRSRITIALKAMHEARLLDGRGLGQLLQDSVQSALRLMIVVGGLVVFFSVVMEMLTHAGLVAALSEALRLLFSLLGLPAPLADAGINGLFEVTLGAKAAGAAGTGLMHQVAIAAWVLSWGGLSVHAQIASLLSRTDLRYKPFLLARLVHGLLAAGLVYALWGWLAPIH